A window of Panicum virgatum strain AP13 chromosome 8K, P.virgatum_v5, whole genome shotgun sequence contains these coding sequences:
- the LOC120644716 gene encoding putative disease resistance protein RGA4, which produces MTGIEAALVSGILNIVGTKLAPLVTKRFSSIAGVTKDLQDLQDLVEDIKIWLERVGSRALENERSSNWLKRLKEAAYDAEDLVNEFHIKSEKHGANVAGDNSVVIKYLWRKPKSILFECKTAQEIKKIKKRLDEIVKGRSDYSTIANSMPVVHPVQHINKMIGEVALWTIVDETLIFGRDQEKDLVITELTEASLQQKIKIVSVIGLGGSGKTTLAKLVFNDSAIQNHFEAILWVHVSREFSVQKLVEKLFEAITDDKADHLPLQRVSRTISDKLAGKRFLLVMDDVWTEDRIDWEQFAVHLKSGAPGSCILLTTRNRQVAEVVDSACTFDLPLLSEVDSWKLFQQSFGISMEALDPEFRELGKEIVKRCGGMPLAIKSLAGVLCGKKRIEEWQFIRESNLLDAEEKQDNVSACLRLSYFNFPHHLKHCFTHCSILPRGHLIYKRRLIYQWIAHGFVTTNQAQQPEDVGIDYFNFLLKVGFLQDSIQRRYDSDVGYKMHDLVYDLARQILRDELVSEKATSDQIKGCRYLSLTSCTSPVDRKLFNKVHALYVSRGNPAFDKRINKRSCVRTIILERISAASLCLYLSKFELLGYLEISNVKCEVLPEAISHCWNLQAIHMIDCHRLANLPQSIGKLKKLRTLVLDGCWKISTLPQSICGCDDLQSLYVKGSKMEDIPQSIWKIEKLRVLWFFANVLEQFASVQHFGKICNLQTITLSYCSLQHVPQCITLLTHLEHLDLEGCRELVELPEGIANLKMLQVLNLYRCNKLRGLPAGCAQLTHLHKLGLFVIGESTTHARISELENLDKLNGELQIKNITHVKNPDDAVKANLRKKNGIRKLSLDWHSRSWVEFGDSDTEELVFVELRREEELLLHMEKDLRLLNGLEPPSEIQELRVGGYSGLRLPCWMTKQSDSFDLADMHMLKKSKPLPFSHLTKLVLENLPNLEHLQGLVDLPAIKILELRALPKLDLLTFTADVADGKEEVDLQCHFPSLLELVIGDCSKLNVKTYFPLSLQKLTLEGSNEPLLSLGSFFRCPGDAHEDDESCSSSYITEVKTDPCRLTQLKLGKLIGSSGWEVLQHLTGLRDLEINRCNELRQLPETMRGLTCLHRLSLQKCENLCVLPEWLGELQSLRRLDIFFLPAISNLPPSINRLTLLQDLDIRGCKPLQRLPEEFGELCSLRSLTLWGLPALTCLPESMQRLTSLQFLNWVDCHCQLPESLGELPALRKFWIQNCPTLTSLPHFIQRLPVLEELHIATCPELYKRCQEGVGQDWHLVSHIPYLELDEFY; this is translated from the coding sequence ATGACTGGAATTGAAGCTGCTTTAGTATCTGGGATATTGAATATTGTGGGGACAAAGTTAGCTCCACTGGTGACAAAAAGGTTCAGCTCGATAGCAGGTGTCACCaaagatcttcaggacctccaGGATCTAGTTGAGGATATAAAGATTTGGTTGGAACGAGTAGGTAGTAGAGCATTAGAGAACGAGCGTTCATCTAATTGGCTTAAACGATTGAAAGAGGCTGCTTACGATGCTGAAGATTTGGTCAATGAGTTCCATATCAAGTCTGAGAAACATGGCGCAAATGTTGCAGGTGACAACAGTGTTGTGATCAAATACTTATGGAGAAAACCAAAATCAATTCTGTTTGAATGCAAGACAGCTCAAGAGATCAAGAAGATAAAGAAGAGACTTGATGAAATCGTGAAGGGAAGAAGTGACTATAGCACAATAGCAAATAGTATGCCAGTGGTTCATCCTGTTCAGCATATAAACAAGATGATTGGTGAGGTGGCACTATGGACTATCGTGGACGAGACCTTAATATTTGGGCGGGATCAAGAGAAGGATCTGGTGATAACTGAGCTCACAGAGGCTAGTCTCCAACAAAAAATAAAGATAGTTTCAGTAATTGGACTAGGTGGCTCCGGAAAAACTACTCTTGCAAAACTAGTATTCAATGACAGTGCTATACAAAATCATTTTGAAGCCATACTGTGGGTTCATGTATCAAGAGAATTTTCTGTTCAAAAGCTTGTTGAGAAGTTGTTTGAAGCTATTACAGATGACAAGGCAGACCACCTTCCGTTGCAGCGTGTGAGCAGAACAATCTCAGACAAGTTGGCTGGAAAGAGGTTTCTACTTGTCATGGATGATGTTTGGACTGAGGACCGCATCGACTGGGAGCAATTCGCGGTACATCTGAAGAGTGGAGCACCTGGAAGTTGCATTTTACTCACCACTCGCAATAGACAAGTTGCCGAAGTGGTGGATTCTGCATGTACATTTGACCTGCCATTGTTGTCTGAGGTGGATAGCTGGAAATTGTTCCAgcaaagttttggaatttcCATGGAGGCTTTGGACCCTGAATTCCGAGAACTTGGAAAAGAGATTGTGAAGAGATGTGGTGGCATGCCGCTTGCAATTAAATCTCTTGCTGGTGTTCTCTGTGGAAAGAAAAGAATAGAAGAATGGCAGTTCATAAGAGAGAGTAATTTATTAGATGCCGAGGAGAAACAAGATAATGTATCAGCATGTTTGCGGTTGAGCTATTTTAATTTTCCACATCATCTAAAGCATTGTTTTACACATTGCTCTATATTACCAAGAGGCCATTTAATCTACAAGCGCCGTTTGATTTATCAATGGATCGCACATGGTTTCGTCACGACTAACCAAGCTCAGCAACCAGAAGATGTTGGAATTGACTACTTCAATTTTCTTCTGAAAGTGGGTTTTCTTCAAGATTCAATCCAACGTCGATATGACAGTGATGTAGGATACAAAATGCATGACCTGGTTTATGATCTCGCTAGACAAATTTTGCGGGATGAATTAGTGTCTGAGAAAGCAACTAGTGATCAAATAAAAGGATGCAGGTATTTATCTTTGACTTCATGCACGAGCCCGGTTGACAGGAAGCTATTTAACAAGGTCCACGCTCTGTACGTTTCTAGGGGTAATCCTGCATTTGACAAGAGAATAAACAAGAGGTCTTGCGTGCGCACAATTATATTGGAGCGTATAAGTGCTGCTTCGCTGTGTCTCTATTTATCGAAGTTTGAACTCCTGGGGTATCTTGAAATCTCCAATGTTAAATGTGAAGTACTACCAGAAGCTATCTCGCACTGTTGGAACCTCCAAGCCATTCACATGATAGATTGCCATAGACTTGCAAATCTTCCACAGTCTATTGGTAAGCTTAAGAAGCTAAGAACGCTAGTACTTGATGGTTGTTGGAAAATCAGCACTTTACCTCAGTCTATTTGTGGCTGTGATGATCTTCAGAGTTTGTATGTAAAGGGTTCTAAGATGGAAGACATACCTCAATCCATATGGAAAATTGAAAAACTTAGGGTCCTATGGTTTTTCGCTAATGTATTAGAACAGTTTGCTTCGGTTCAGCATTTTGGGAAGATTTGCAATTTACAGACTATCACCTTAAGTTATTGTTCGCTCCAACACGTGCCTCAGTGTATCACTTTGCTGACTCATCTAGAACATCTAGACCTTGAAGGCTGTAGAGAGCTTGTGGAATTGCCTGAAGGCATAGCGAACTTAAAAATGCTGCAAGTTTTGAATCTATACAGATGCAACAAGTTACGTGGCCTGCCAGCAGGTTGTGCACAACTGACTCATTTACACAAGTTGGGCTTGTTTGTTATAGGAGAGAGTACTACGCATGCAAGGATCTCAGAGCTtgaaaatcttgataagttaAACGGTGAGTTGCAAATAAAGAATATCACACATGTGAAGAATCCAGATGATGCAGTAAAGGCTAATTTGAGAAAAAAGAATGGAATACGGAAATTGTCATTAGATTGGCACTCAAGGTCATGGGTGGAGTTTGGGGATAGTGATACTGAAGAATTAGTTTTTGTTGAGCTAAGGAGAGAAGAAGAGTTATTGTTACATATGGAGAAGGACCTGCGTTTGCTCAATGGTCTTGAACCACCATCAGAAATTCAGGAGCTCCGAGTTGGTGGATATTCAGGTTTGCGGTTGCCATGTTGGATGACAAAGCAGAGTGATTCTTTTGATCTGGCTGACATGCATATGTTGAAGAAAAGCAAACCTCTTCCATTCTCCCATCTGACTAAACTAGTGTtggaaaatttaccaaacttggAGCATCTGCAGGGACTTGTGGATTTGCCTGCGATAAAGATCCTTGAGCTGAGAGCACTGCCTAAGCTTGACTTGCTTACTTTCACAGCTGATGTAGCAGATGGGAAGGAAGAAGTGGACCTGCAATGCCATTTCCCTAGCCTTCTCGAGTTAGTGATAGGTGACTGCTCGAAATTGAACGTGAAGACGTACTTTCCATTGTCTTTGCAGAAATTAACACTGGAAGGAAGCAATGAACCGTTGCTGTCCCTAGGTAGCTTCTTCCGTTGTCCGGGTGATGCTCATGAGGATGATGAGTCTTGCTCTTCCTCCTATATTACGGAGGTGAAGACGGATCCTTGTCGCCTCACGCAACTGAAACTTGGAAAACTGATAGGATCATCCGGTTGGGAGGTGCTGCAGCATCTCACCGGGCTTCGTGACTTGGAAATTAATAGGTGCAATGAACTTAGGCAATTGCCTGAGACCATGCGAGGCCTCACCTGCCTCCATAGGCTGTCGTTGCAAAAATGCGAGAATCTTTGCGTGCTTCCGGAGTGGCTTGGAGAACTCCAATCTCTGCGGAGGTtagatattttttttctcccagCAATATCTAACCTCCCTCCATCAATAAATCGCCTCACACTCCTCCAAGATCTAGACATAAGGGGATGCAAACCCCTCCAGCGGCTGCCTGAGGAATTCGGGGAGCTATGCTCTCTACGTAGCCTTACCTTGTGGGGGTTGCCTGCCCTGACTTGCCTCCCCGAGAGCATGCAGCGTCTCACCTCACTTCAATTTCTCAATTGGGTTGATTGCCACTGCCAGCTTCCAGAGTCCCTAGGTGAACTTCCTGCACTTCGAAAATTCTGGATCCAGAACTGCCCTACACTTACATCCTTGCCCCACTTCATTCAACGCCTTCCTGTTCTTGAGGAATTACACATAGCAACCTGTCCTGAGCTGTATAAGCGTTGCCAGGAAGGAGTGGGGCAGGATTGGCACCTTGTCTCGCATATTCCGTATTTGGAATTGGATGAATTTTACTAG